One region of Dysidea avara chromosome 1, odDysAvar1.4, whole genome shotgun sequence genomic DNA includes:
- the LOC136258671 gene encoding uncharacterized protein has translation MATGDDFEGLVLEGVTSFDREELGRGAYGRVYAVKYCGATFAAKEIHSILVEGVGQVQMQRTVHSFLRECRQCSMLRHPNIIQFLGVYYPTLAGVQGIRLPVMVMEMMANSLTTVVDKYENIPLHIKFSIVHDVSLGLYYLHNHNPPIVHRDLSPNNILLTVRFVAKISDLGVAKVIKADSKKTLTRAPGTADFMPPEGLSTNPRYGPSLDVFSFAGIVLHTFNQQWPSPSDQTKLDPIANRVVAFTEVERRQQYLDKLTEEVEDLRPLVEECLEYNPIKRPTMATVCERIQMGKEFYMKLYSDDIISLHKDLKIHKVEIEGLCCEVEQLKNDLDGRDLELNHLRSENEHLRQQLFCQRPIAGPSLLPALTSGRYHIGWTRLANLPAPMYDPYVTIQDKKIYVTGGTSPEDNAFDQVYIYDINVDQWDRIPPSGQCGSIPQIIGGKLAVIGGHLPESKLDTNKVSTFDEASEAWISYYPDLLSARSRPGVVTHLEYVIVTGGAKSDSKPIVQDNSDSKSIVQDESKPIVQDDIEVLNWIENCNWRKVSINLPVPMYAFTPTICDDYLLVVGYTGADVKRYKNSFKILISDIIKLMEPCQPEAKDTRTKWIPMADTTYLHAAPVRNFPTPMVVGGEDQNGTTTREIEIYDSGTNSWRNLTALSSARSSVAAVAVGSNNALVVIGGYTEGDSIDNALDSSLDTVEQGKAEYVFTN, from the exons ATGGCAACAGGTGATGACTTTGAGGGACTCGTTTTGGAAGGAGTTACGTCATTTGATCGCGAAGAGCTTGGGCGTGGGGCTTATGGAAGAGTGTACGCAGTGAAATATTGCGGAGCTACTTTTGCTGCTAAGGAAATCCATTCGATTCTAGTCGAAGGAGTCGGGCAAGTTCAAATGCAACGAACAGTTCATTCGTTTTTGAGAGAGTGTCGCCAATGTAGTATGCTACGTCATCCAAACATCATACAATTTTTAGGAGTTTATTACCCTACCCTAGCTGGCGTGCAAGGGATACGGTTACCAGTAATGGTTATGGAGATGATGGCGAATAGCTTGACCACAGTGGTGGACAAATATGAGAATATTCCACTTCATATTAAATTTTCCATTGTACATGATGTCTCCCTTGGTCTATATTACCTTCACAACCATAATCCCCCCATTGTACACCGGGACCTTTCCCCCAATAACATTTTGTTGACAGTACGTTTTGTGGCAAAGATCAGTGATCTTGGAGTAGCCAAAGTGATCAAAGCTGATAGTAAAAAAACACTGACAAGAGCTCCAGGTACAGCCGACTTTATGCCACCCGAAGGGTTGTCAACAAATCCACGCTATGGCCCGTCATTAGATGTGTTCTCATTTGCCGGAATAGTTCTCCACACATTTAACCAACAGTGGCCTAGCCCATCTGACCAGACAAAGTTAGACCCTATAGCCAACAGGGTAGTAGCCTTTACCGAGGTTGAGCGTCGTCAGCAGTACCTGGATAAGTTAACAGAAGAGGTAGAGGACTTAAGGCCATTAGTAGAGGAATGCCTGGAATACAACCCTATTAAAAGACCAACCATGGCAACTGTTTGTGAAAGAATCCAAATGGGAAAAGAGTTTTACATGAAGTTGTATTCTGATGATATTATTTCTTTGCATAAAGACTTGAAAATACATAAAGTAGAAATAGAGGGGTTATGTTGTGAGGTAGAGCAGCTTAAGAATGATTTGGATGGAAGAGATTTGGAATTAAATCATCTGAGATCTGAAAATGAGCACTTGAGACAACAGCTG TTCTGTCAAAGACCTATTGCAGGACCTTCATTATTGCCAGCACTTACCAGTGGCAGGTACCATATAGGATGGACTCGGCTAGCCAATCTTCCAGCTCCGATGTATGATCCTTATGTAACTATACAAGACAAGAAAATTTATGTTACTGGTGGAACCAGTCCAGAAGATAATGCTTTTGATCAAGTATACATCTATGATATCAATGTTGATCAATGGGACCGTATACCTCCTTCAGGCCAGTGTGGCAGTATTCCTCAAATTATTGGTGGAAAATTAGCTGTTATTGGTGGACATCTTCCTGAATCAAAGTTAGATACTAACAAAGTTTCTACATTTGACGAAGCTAGTGAAGCTTGGATATCTTACTACCCTGATCTTCTGTCAGCTAGAAGTAGACCGGGAGTTGTTACTCATTTGGAGTACGTAATTGTTACTGGGGGTGCAAAAAGTGATAGCAAACCGATAGTGCAAGATAATTCTGACAGCAAATCAATAGTGCAAGATGAGAGCAAACCAATAGTGCAAGATGACATTGAGGTGCTAAATTGGATTGAGAACTGCAATTGGAGGAAGGTATCTATTAATCTTCCTGTGCCAATGTATGCTTTCACTCCCACCATCTGTGATGATTACTTGTTGGTAGTAGGATACACTGGTGCTGATGTTAAACGATACAAAAACTCTTTCAAGATACTGATCAGTGACATCATAAAGTTAATGGAACCTTGTCAGCCAGAAGCCAAGGATACACGTACCAAATGGATTCCAATGGCTGATACCACATACTTGCATGCAGCCCCAGTACGTAACTTCCCTACACCCATGGTAGTTGGTGGTGAAGATCAGAATGGCACGACTACAAGAGAAATTGAGATTTATGACAGTGGTACTAATTCTTGGAGAAATTTAACTGCACTGTCATCTGCTAGATCTTCAGTAGCTGCAGTAGCAGTCGGCAGCAACAATGCACTAGTAGTCATTGGAGGATATACTGAAGGAGATAGTATTGATAATGCTTTGGATTCTAGCCTGGATACAGTAGAACAGGGGAAAGCTGAATATGTATTCACTAACTGA